In Paenibacillus hexagrammi, the following are encoded in one genomic region:
- a CDS encoding NAD(P)-dependent alcohol dehydrogenase, which translates to MIIANARATFSPDGPFQLTTIERRDLQPHDVLIDIKYAGICHSDIHTARGEWGPVNYPLVPGHEIAGIVTQVGLEVTKYTVGDRVGVGCMVDSCRECANCHKGEEQYCLNGMTGTYGAIDRYGQYTQGGYSTHIVVTEDFVVRIPDGMKLDAAAPLLCAGITTYSPLRHWGAALGKRVAVVGLGGLGHMAVKLAHAMGAEVTVLSQSLKKKEDGLRLGADHYYATSDPETFTQLAGSFDLIVNTVSAKIDMSAYLSLLALDGTLVNVGAPAEPLSVNVFSLIGHRRSFAGSMIGGIRETQEMLDFCAEHGIAPEIEVISAKEIDEAWERVLASDVRYRFVIDISTMDNE; encoded by the coding sequence ATGATAATTGCTAATGCACGTGCTACATTCAGTCCAGATGGTCCTTTTCAACTAACTACGATTGAGCGGAGAGATCTTCAGCCTCACGATGTCCTAATTGATATTAAATATGCTGGAATCTGTCACTCTGATATTCATACGGCTCGCGGCGAATGGGGACCTGTGAACTATCCTCTCGTTCCCGGGCATGAGATCGCCGGAATTGTTACTCAGGTTGGTTTGGAAGTCACCAAATATACCGTTGGCGACCGGGTAGGGGTAGGCTGCATGGTTGACTCTTGCAGAGAGTGTGCAAACTGCCATAAGGGGGAAGAACAATACTGCTTAAATGGAATGACGGGCACCTATGGAGCGATCGATAGGTATGGGCAATATACGCAAGGCGGTTATTCCACTCACATTGTCGTTACGGAAGATTTCGTGGTAAGAATTCCTGATGGAATGAAGCTTGACGCTGCTGCACCGCTTCTCTGTGCCGGTATCACAACGTATTCGCCGCTGCGCCATTGGGGAGCTGCTCTCGGCAAAAGGGTAGCTGTTGTAGGTCTTGGGGGTCTTGGCCATATGGCCGTGAAGCTTGCTCATGCTATGGGAGCAGAGGTTACCGTCTTGTCACAGTCACTTAAAAAGAAAGAAGACGGCTTGCGGCTTGGAGCAGATCATTATTATGCCACTAGCGATCCCGAGACGTTCACACAACTGGCTGGATCGTTCGACCTCATCGTGAATACGGTGAGCGCGAAGATCGATATGAGCGCCTACCTTTCGCTCTTGGCACTGGACGGCACCTTGGTTAACGTTGGTGCGCCAGCAGAGCCGTTATCTGTGAACGTGTTTTCACTGATTGGTCATCGCCGGTCGTTTGCCGGATCGATGATCGGCGGCATTCGTGAAACACAGGAAATGCTTGATTTTTGCGCTGAACATGGTATAGCTCCTGAGATCGAGGTCATATCCGCCAAGGAAATTGATGAAGCCTGGGAACGCGTATTGGCTTCCGATGTCCGGTACCGATTTGTGATCGACATCAGCACGATGGACAATGAATAA
- a CDS encoding cupin domain-containing protein produces the protein MKNEQLSNSTIFPLGQKVEQYFAGDAYLQMVFTDPTPLNTAIGNVTFAPGARNNWHSHHAGQVLLVTGGEGWYQEEGKPAQSLQTGDVVNIPPNVKHWHGATKDSWFVHLALTPGQTDWLEPVTDDEYNQL, from the coding sequence ATGAAAAACGAACAATTAAGCAACAGCACAATCTTTCCGTTAGGACAAAAAGTAGAGCAATACTTTGCCGGTGACGCATACTTACAAATGGTGTTTACCGATCCAACACCACTCAATACAGCTATCGGAAATGTCACGTTTGCTCCAGGCGCTCGCAATAATTGGCACTCTCACCACGCCGGGCAAGTATTATTAGTTACTGGCGGTGAGGGTTGGTATCAAGAAGAAGGAAAACCAGCTCAATCACTCCAAACAGGCGATGTGGTCAACATTCCACCGAATGTGAAACACTGGCACGGAGCTACAAAGGATAGCTGGTTTGTCCATTTAGCGCTTACACCAGGGCAAACAGATTGGCTGGAACCCGTAACCGATGATGAATATAACCAACTGTAA
- a CDS encoding pentapeptide repeat-containing protein: protein MDFKIEPPKILTETLETMSIVSFESKEEISNGVIENVTIEHQEAVRVSMEKMMFRHVTITESSLEQIEFTDMVFENCDFSNVNFTTSFIHRTEFRNCKLIGTNFSQSRLQNVRFLNCLGDFSNFRFINMKQVSFEDCSLLSADFYTAAHQKLNFTRCNMDQMYMVGTKLKGVDLSDCSFDVLTVEADDLDGCMIASHQASTFVGLMGMIIR from the coding sequence ATGGACTTTAAGATTGAACCGCCCAAAATTCTTACTGAGACTCTCGAAACAATGTCAATCGTGTCTTTCGAATCAAAAGAGGAGATCAGTAACGGAGTTATTGAAAATGTAACCATAGAGCATCAAGAGGCCGTCAGGGTTTCTATGGAGAAAATGATGTTTAGACATGTAACCATTACGGAGTCATCGCTCGAACAAATCGAGTTTACAGATATGGTGTTCGAGAATTGTGATTTTTCAAATGTGAATTTTACAACTTCATTCATCCATCGTACCGAGTTTAGAAATTGTAAACTCATTGGAACGAATTTCTCACAAAGCAGGTTGCAAAATGTCCGATTTCTAAACTGTTTGGGCGATTTTTCTAATTTTCGTTTCATAAATATGAAACAGGTGAGTTTTGAGGATTGTTCCTTACTTAGTGCCGACTTTTACACTGCTGCTCATCAAAAATTAAACTTTACCCGTTGTAACATGGATCAAATGTATATGGTCGGAACAAAGTTAAAGGGAGTAGATCTTAGCGATTGTAGCTTCGATGTTCTAACTGTGGAAGCAGACGATTTAGATGGTTGTATGATTGCTAGTCATCAAGCTTCAACTTTTGTGGGGCTTATGGGAATGATCATTCGGTAA
- a CDS encoding RMD1 family protein: MNEIKFKAIAMTNEIDLNQIAIHCGIPKKYTWEQPLIIRQSVLKTIYNKEIQEFQQVMVFSFGSIVFVNHANEDEMRVFLSFIQSFEPAIQLRTSYSYTDDYSLHIDESQQMELTDEYVVVREYEFFLPELISTVLAKSVALERIEEQLGKIQDNLEHMIDRLERGKLRIGNKELAQTTARVIRHEYNTLAYIMILDKPELTWTHSSANEFYDAMMNFFELNDRYKIIKSKTDTLYHILEGFSNISHSIRGLFVEWIVVILIVIEVLITILQIVGWIPTHG, from the coding sequence ATGAACGAGATCAAGTTTAAGGCAATTGCGATGACCAATGAAATTGATTTGAACCAAATTGCTATTCATTGCGGAATTCCCAAGAAATATACCTGGGAACAGCCGCTTATCATTCGCCAGTCGGTTTTAAAGACCATCTATAATAAAGAGATCCAAGAGTTTCAGCAGGTCATGGTTTTTTCATTTGGCAGCATTGTGTTCGTCAATCATGCCAACGAGGATGAAATGCGAGTTTTTCTTTCCTTTATCCAAAGCTTCGAACCTGCTATCCAGCTGAGAACCAGCTATTCCTATACGGATGACTACAGTCTTCATATCGATGAATCACAGCAAATGGAACTGACGGATGAATATGTGGTGGTCCGGGAATACGAGTTTTTCCTGCCCGAATTGATCTCTACGGTGTTGGCAAAATCGGTAGCCCTTGAACGGATTGAAGAGCAGCTCGGCAAAATTCAGGATAATCTGGAGCATATGATTGACAGGCTGGAGCGAGGGAAGCTGCGTATCGGCAATAAGGAATTGGCCCAAACAACGGCAAGGGTCATTCGTCACGAGTACAACACACTCGCGTATATTATGATTTTGGATAAGCCCGAATTGACGTGGACTCACAGCTCCGCCAACGAATTTTATGATGCGATGATGAACTTTTTTGAACTCAACGACCGGTATAAAATCATAAAGAGTAAGACGGACACGCTTTATCATATCTTAGAGGGATTTTCGAATATTAGCCATTCCATCCGGGGGCTGTTTGTCGAATGGATTGTCGTGATTCTGATTGTGATTGAAGTATTGATTACGATTCTGCAAATTGTCGGTTGGATTCCGACTCATGGGTAA
- a CDS encoding diguanylate cyclase domain-containing protein: MIFTLRKRLYISFLIIIMMFIATSAVTTLLSQRIVRLSNDILISSSRMEVIQRLNLFARTANDNGAHYLLAPLYVEDTFKSDFDAAAQFVDEEILRLSALTTDPVSLGQLDEFKVKWSAYVQSSQKIIALKKTGLVTVAQESFTKDSFDPIAFSLHGFYENEQSRIEAYQNEIERSSHLIGTVNLFMAATAVVASLMIALILSNYLIRRIDQLRTSTQTVARGDWQVDALHFKGKDELSDLADAFNTMTHSLRNLMNSNQTLQQLSMRDGLTGIANRRSYDEALEREWSRLTLTDKPLSLILMDIDYFKKYNDLYGHQTGDKCLIQVAAVLSKQVMGPYEVVARYGGEEFAVILPEQTEEQAVQVAKRIQQALMDTRIPHKNSEISEFVTLSIGISTMKPAPQILPATLLAQADKALYQAKETGRNQYYLYQSDPVDIPCPREIEGEQ; the protein is encoded by the coding sequence TTGATTTTTACACTTCGAAAACGATTATATATCAGCTTTCTCATCATTATTATGATGTTTATTGCAACCTCCGCGGTAACGACCTTGTTGTCACAGCGCATCGTTCGATTGTCAAACGATATTTTGATATCCAGCAGCCGTATGGAGGTAATTCAGCGGTTGAATTTGTTCGCGCGCACAGCAAACGATAACGGAGCCCATTACTTGCTTGCCCCGTTATATGTCGAAGATACGTTCAAGTCGGACTTCGATGCTGCCGCGCAGTTCGTTGATGAGGAAATTTTACGGCTGTCCGCATTGACTACGGATCCGGTAAGTTTGGGGCAGTTGGATGAATTTAAGGTCAAATGGAGCGCTTATGTGCAATCCAGCCAAAAGATCATTGCTTTAAAGAAAACAGGACTTGTGACGGTTGCACAGGAAAGTTTTACAAAGGACAGCTTCGATCCGATTGCTTTTTCCCTGCATGGTTTTTATGAGAATGAGCAGTCCCGTATTGAAGCTTACCAGAACGAGATCGAACGGAGCAGCCATCTGATCGGAACGGTTAATCTGTTCATGGCGGCGACTGCTGTCGTGGCCTCCCTAATGATTGCGCTTATCCTGTCCAATTATTTGATCCGTCGCATCGATCAGCTGCGAACCTCTACACAGACTGTAGCGAGAGGCGACTGGCAGGTGGATGCGCTGCATTTTAAAGGTAAGGATGAGCTCTCAGATTTGGCCGACGCGTTTAATACGATGACCCACTCGCTTCGAAATTTGATGAATTCCAATCAGACGCTTCAGCAGTTGTCTATGCGAGACGGTCTAACGGGAATTGCCAACCGCAGAAGCTATGACGAAGCGCTGGAGCGCGAGTGGAGCCGGCTTACGCTTACGGATAAGCCGCTGTCGCTCATCTTGATGGATATCGACTACTTCAAAAAATACAATGATCTATATGGACATCAAACAGGGGACAAGTGTTTAATCCAAGTTGCGGCCGTTCTTAGTAAGCAGGTCATGGGTCCGTATGAGGTAGTAGCCAGGTACGGCGGAGAGGAGTTTGCCGTTATTTTACCAGAGCAAACGGAAGAGCAAGCCGTGCAGGTAGCGAAGAGAATTCAGCAGGCGCTGATGGATACGCGCATTCCCCATAAAAATTCGGAAATCAGTGAATTCGTGACTTTAAGTATCGGGATTTCTACGATGAAGCCTGCTCCTCAAATCCTTCCGGCGACGTTGCTGGCACAGGCAGATAAAGCGTTGTACCAAGCGAAAGAAACGGGTAGAAACCAGTACTATCTGTATCAATCAGATCCGGTAGATATTCCGTGTCCGCGAGAGATAGAAGGTGAACAATAA
- a CDS encoding extracellular solute-binding protein — translation MKKLIGALLISMLLLLSACTNGGSEISKVKLTMWTTTSKEETAFFQEQIHAFQVEHPEIQVTLSQRPFPFATHEFKTSILGDQGIDVFRADNSWIPEYAALGILYQLDSIASQEELSCFVPSALNAASYQGHVLGFPSVTEVPALLYNKELLKQAGFTHPPETMDELSVMAKALTVGSQYGIFVTEDSYFALPYLWAFGGGMVTDDRKIEIATAQSQQAFAFMRQLRQDGVTQPYPDFVDWYNKMMKDFQDGKVAMMMNGPWAIHDVLQGKSFTDSANLGIAPIPKGPLGQGSPIGGHSFVINKYSRHPKESYELIRYLTSAETQVKQSRIFKTLPTQKAAYEDPSLASDFIFQGFKQQLESAKSLPKIPENSKLYRDFTPHVHAMLLGKETVQEGVLSIERSWFELLRLKDDPAK, via the coding sequence ATGAAGAAGCTTATTGGTGCTTTGCTTATATCGATGCTGCTGCTGTTATCAGCATGTACAAACGGAGGCTCCGAAATCTCCAAAGTCAAGCTTACGATGTGGACGACTACTTCGAAGGAGGAAACCGCATTTTTCCAAGAACAAATCCATGCATTTCAAGTCGAGCATCCGGAAATTCAAGTCACCTTGTCGCAGCGTCCTTTTCCGTTCGCAACGCATGAGTTCAAGACATCGATTCTCGGCGACCAGGGAATTGACGTCTTTCGCGCGGATAATTCCTGGATTCCGGAGTACGCAGCTCTGGGCATCTTGTACCAGCTGGATTCGATTGCTTCTCAGGAGGAGCTGTCCTGCTTTGTGCCTTCAGCCTTGAATGCTGCAAGCTATCAAGGGCACGTACTCGGCTTTCCTTCTGTGACGGAAGTGCCGGCCTTACTTTATAATAAAGAGCTGTTAAAACAAGCGGGGTTCACTCATCCGCCGGAAACGATGGACGAACTGTCCGTTATGGCGAAAGCATTAACCGTGGGCAGCCAATACGGGATTTTTGTCACCGAGGATTCATATTTTGCCCTCCCGTATTTGTGGGCATTTGGCGGGGGAATGGTCACAGACGACAGGAAGATCGAAATCGCAACAGCACAATCTCAGCAAGCCTTCGCTTTCATGAGGCAATTGAGGCAGGACGGCGTTACGCAGCCATATCCGGATTTTGTGGATTGGTATAATAAAATGATGAAAGATTTCCAGGACGGAAAGGTTGCCATGATGATGAACGGCCCTTGGGCGATTCATGACGTCCTGCAGGGTAAATCTTTCACAGATTCGGCGAACCTAGGAATTGCTCCCATCCCCAAAGGCCCCTTAGGTCAAGGCTCACCGATTGGAGGGCATAGCTTCGTCATTAACAAGTACAGCAGGCATCCAAAGGAGAGCTACGAATTAATTCGATACTTAACAAGCGCGGAAACGCAAGTCAAGCAAAGCCGGATATTCAAGACGCTGCCGACACAAAAAGCAGCATACGAGGATCCATCGTTAGCCTCCGATTTCATCTTTCAAGGCTTCAAGCAGCAGCTGGAATCGGCTAAATCGCTGCCCAAAATTCCGGAAAACTCCAAGCTGTACCGGGACTTCACTCCTCATGTTCATGCCATGCTGCTAGGCAAAGAAACCGTTCAGGAGGGTGTGCTCAGTATTGAGCGTTCGTGGTTTGAACTGCTGAGGCTAAAAGACGACCCTGCGAAATAA
- the rfbG gene encoding CDP-glucose 4,6-dehydratase, with translation MRNLQRVDPDFWEGKKVFITGHTGFKGSWLSFWLQSMGAEVTGYALRPPTNPNLYDLMRMGDLVTSHIGDIRDSASLSMAYRKAAPDIVFHLAAQPLVRDSYDNPAQTYEINAMGTVHLLETVRQAALGGIPPKAVVVVTTDKCYENQEWSRGYRETDRLGGTDPYSSSKACAELIAACYEKAFFGPHSPKLLQIPVASVRAGNAIGGGDWAKDRLIPDSIRQLSRGESIKIRYPQAIRPWQHVLEPLYGYLLVAQRLVEDGFSYAQAWNFGPDLGQTATVEQLVGKLCNLWGNPSAYTVEQTQQHVESRYLQLDSSKAMQLLGWKPRWELDKALAETVHWYQSLQLQKDVRELCRHQIHHYMEGE, from the coding sequence ATGCGGAACCTGCAACGGGTCGATCCTGACTTCTGGGAGGGGAAGAAGGTTTTCATCACGGGTCATACCGGATTCAAGGGCAGCTGGCTGAGTTTTTGGCTGCAATCAATGGGAGCTGAAGTGACGGGATATGCCCTGCGGCCTCCGACAAATCCGAACCTTTACGATTTAATGCGCATGGGTGACCTGGTAACGTCTCATATCGGGGACATTCGCGATTCGGCTTCGTTAAGCATGGCTTATAGGAAAGCGGCTCCGGATATTGTCTTTCATCTGGCAGCTCAGCCTCTAGTAAGAGATTCCTACGACAACCCGGCTCAGACTTATGAAATCAATGCGATGGGAACTGTGCACTTGCTGGAGACGGTCAGGCAAGCGGCGCTCGGTGGAATCCCCCCGAAAGCCGTCGTTGTGGTGACAACCGATAAGTGCTATGAGAATCAGGAATGGAGCAGAGGGTACCGGGAAACCGACCGCTTGGGAGGGACCGATCCCTATTCTAGCAGCAAGGCATGTGCAGAGTTGATAGCAGCCTGCTATGAAAAAGCATTTTTCGGGCCTCATTCACCGAAGCTTCTGCAAATACCCGTTGCATCGGTGAGAGCCGGCAATGCGATAGGCGGAGGAGATTGGGCGAAGGATCGATTGATCCCGGACAGCATCCGGCAGCTGAGTCGAGGAGAATCTATCAAAATTAGATATCCGCAGGCAATTCGTCCGTGGCAGCATGTTCTGGAACCTCTCTATGGCTACTTGCTTGTTGCACAAAGATTGGTAGAAGACGGATTTTCCTATGCCCAGGCTTGGAATTTTGGTCCTGACCTGGGTCAGACCGCAACCGTGGAGCAGCTTGTCGGCAAGCTGTGCAACTTGTGGGGGAATCCTTCGGCATACACAGTCGAGCAAACCCAACAACATGTGGAATCCCGCTATTTGCAGCTAGATAGCAGCAAAGCCATGCAGCTCCTAGGCTGGAAGCCCCGCTGGGAATTGGACAAAGCCCTCGCTGAGACGGTGCACTGGTATCAGTCCTTGCAACTGCAAAAAGATGTAAGAGAACTTTGTCGGCATCAGATTCATCATTATATGGAAGGGGAGTAG
- the rfbC gene encoding dTDP-4-dehydrorhamnose 3,5-epimerase, which produces MIMIPGSLPGVYEITLSSNPDLRGYFQRLYDEQTFQEFGLHCNWVQENRSFSRKKGTIRGLHMQFGVHAETKLIRVSKGAIYDVFVDLRKDSPTFCMWDAVLLTEDNQRMVYIPKGFAHGFCTLVDDTEVVYKVDHVYSPAHEGGVYWKDETLRINWPILKPVISNKDQRLPSLEVFLNQHEDYQNRGRST; this is translated from the coding sequence ATGATCATGATACCGGGAAGTCTCCCGGGCGTTTATGAAATTACTTTATCCTCCAACCCGGACCTTCGAGGATATTTCCAACGACTCTATGATGAACAGACGTTTCAGGAGTTTGGACTCCATTGCAACTGGGTACAAGAAAATCGTTCATTTTCCAGAAAAAAGGGAACCATTCGCGGCTTGCATATGCAGTTTGGTGTTCATGCCGAGACCAAGTTAATTCGGGTGAGCAAAGGGGCGATATACGATGTATTTGTCGATCTCAGAAAAGACTCGCCTACTTTTTGCATGTGGGACGCCGTGCTGTTAACCGAGGACAATCAGCGAATGGTGTATATACCGAAGGGCTTCGCGCACGGATTTTGTACACTCGTTGACGACACAGAAGTTGTCTATAAGGTAGATCACGTGTATTCGCCGGCGCATGAAGGAGGGGTTTATTGGAAGGATGAGACGCTGCGTATAAATTGGCCCATTTTAAAGCCGGTTATATCCAACAAGGATCAGCGACTTCCTTCCTTAGAAGTATTTCTTAACCAGCATGAAGATTACCAAAACAGGGGGAGATCCACATGA
- a CDS encoding glycosyltransferase family 2 protein, whose protein sequence is MKPLVSILIPTYNRPDYFKQALKSALKQTYSHIEIVICDNSDNDLTQKIVEKYQSKPNGSTIRYIKNSKNIGPIANQQQCLELAKGEFINYLMDDDLFHPEKIEKMMDYMLKYKDVTLVTSQRRVIDEAGNQLYVPSLWTFKRLYDKDTIVDGRVLSKKLLRDKTNYLGEPTTVLFRRKALKEPFGMLMGKQVYFAVDMASWLNLLSEGKGVYMIQPLSYLRYHSKQLSQHKEAKKIAKMDKETFVRFAKKQGYMKEK, encoded by the coding sequence ATGAAACCGCTCGTGAGCATTCTGATTCCCACTTACAATCGTCCTGATTATTTCAAACAAGCTCTGAAAAGCGCACTCAAACAGACATATAGCCATATTGAGATCGTCATTTGCGATAACAGCGACAATGACTTGACGCAAAAAATTGTTGAAAAATATCAATCCAAACCGAACGGATCCACAATCAGGTATATCAAAAATAGTAAAAATATCGGCCCGATTGCTAATCAACAGCAATGTCTGGAGCTAGCTAAGGGAGAGTTCATCAACTATTTGATGGATGACGACTTGTTTCACCCGGAAAAAATCGAGAAAATGATGGACTACATGCTCAAGTATAAAGATGTTACGCTCGTGACTTCACAGCGAAGGGTTATTGATGAAGCCGGCAATCAGCTGTACGTTCCTTCACTTTGGACATTTAAGCGATTGTACGATAAAGATACGATTGTGGACGGCAGGGTACTGAGCAAGAAGCTGCTTCGTGATAAAACGAACTATCTCGGAGAACCGACCACCGTCTTGTTCCGGAGAAAGGCGCTCAAGGAACCCTTTGGCATGCTAATGGGCAAGCAGGTCTATTTTGCCGTTGACATGGCGTCTTGGCTGAATCTGCTGTCGGAAGGGAAAGGCGTCTATATGATTCAGCCGCTTAGCTATTTACGATATCATTCCAAGCAGTTGTCTCAACATAAGGAGGCCAAAAAAATCGCGAAGATGGACAAAGAGACTTTTGTGCGCTTTGCCAAAAAGCAAGGGTACATGAAAGAAAAATAA
- a CDS encoding GNAT family N-acetyltransferase gives MKEVLRSYKHATKEEIEHFCIPIIVSGERKGRLRPITLETIDNESEIQMLTEWRSASSNWFTTQFPFSQAGTKRWLQRQVIEAEDRILFFVEDEEYTPIGQIGLIHYDEQQKECEFDNLLRGRKGRYGNIIIHALIAIGAWSIRELHIQRGYLNVLGDNARAIRIYLELGAQEVKRTPLVKRIEGEQLRWTAGGLTSLVKGSS, from the coding sequence ATGAAAGAAGTTCTCCGCAGCTATAAACATGCAACCAAGGAAGAAATTGAACACTTCTGTATCCCGATCATCGTGAGCGGAGAAAGAAAAGGTCGCTTGCGTCCCATCACCCTGGAGACTATAGACAATGAATCTGAGATTCAAATGCTCACAGAATGGCGATCGGCTTCGAGTAATTGGTTTACCACACAGTTTCCGTTCTCACAAGCCGGGACAAAGCGTTGGTTACAACGTCAAGTAATCGAGGCTGAGGATCGCATTCTATTTTTCGTAGAAGATGAAGAATATACGCCCATTGGACAAATCGGGCTTATTCATTATGATGAGCAACAAAAAGAGTGTGAATTTGATAACTTGCTGCGAGGCCGAAAAGGTCGTTATGGCAACATCATTATTCATGCGTTGATTGCCATAGGTGCTTGGAGCATCCGGGAGCTGCACATTCAGAGAGGGTATTTGAACGTCTTAGGGGATAATGCACGCGCGATCCGCATTTATCTTGAGCTGGGAGCTCAGGAAGTGAAAAGGACCCCACTTGTGAAAAGGATAGAAGGCGAACAGCTTCGCTGGACAGCAGGGGGCCTGACGAGTCTGGTGAAAGGGAGCTCGTGA
- a CDS encoding DegT/DnrJ/EryC1/StrS family aminotransferase — MKVRLFKPSVGEEEIQSIQKAFDAAWLGLGARVGEFEQKWSQYIGCADSVGVNSCTAALHLALSAFRFPKGKKVLVPVMTFAATAIAVLYNQLIPVFVDVDEHTLGISLEDLERKHDKDCVAVIPVHFAGHPVPMDQLMKWAKSRNLKVVEDTAHSAGGKYQGKALGTWGDLGCFSFEEKKCMTTGDGGMISSHDPELLKPLRHSRWVGINKDTWERYEENASNNQEANSWYYEISDIGYKYNMNDLMASIGLAQLEKLDRMNRRREAILQQYLTGLQQNTDVRSAVPYVLQDSSYWAFVVRVRDRDRFIVHMKEREVATGVHYMPLTMHPLFRPYVSETPTALSIWRELVTLPLFPDLTDEQVEYVLSVIHDYRA; from the coding sequence ATGAAAGTCAGGCTGTTCAAACCTTCGGTCGGCGAGGAGGAAATCCAGTCGATTCAAAAGGCCTTCGATGCCGCATGGCTTGGTCTCGGTGCGCGGGTCGGTGAATTTGAGCAAAAATGGAGCCAGTACATCGGCTGCGCCGACTCTGTTGGCGTAAACTCCTGCACGGCTGCGCTGCATCTGGCGCTGTCTGCATTCAGGTTTCCTAAAGGGAAGAAGGTACTCGTTCCAGTGATGACCTTTGCCGCAACAGCTATAGCGGTGCTGTATAATCAGCTTATTCCGGTGTTCGTAGATGTGGATGAGCATACACTGGGCATTAGTCTGGAGGATCTGGAGCGGAAGCACGATAAGGACTGCGTCGCCGTTATACCGGTTCATTTTGCCGGACATCCGGTGCCAATGGATCAGCTGATGAAATGGGCGAAATCCCGCAATTTGAAGGTCGTTGAAGATACGGCACATTCAGCCGGAGGCAAATATCAAGGCAAAGCGCTGGGCACCTGGGGAGATCTGGGCTGCTTCAGTTTCGAAGAGAAAAAGTGCATGACGACCGGGGACGGGGGTATGATTTCCTCACATGATCCTGAGCTGCTGAAGCCGCTCCGTCATTCCAGATGGGTTGGCATCAATAAGGATACGTGGGAACGTTATGAGGAAAACGCTTCTAATAACCAAGAGGCGAACAGCTGGTATTATGAAATTTCTGATATCGGCTACAAATATAATATGAACGATCTGATGGCTTCGATCGGATTAGCACAATTGGAAAAGCTGGACCGGATGAACCGGCGAAGAGAGGCCATTTTACAGCAATATCTAACCGGTCTTCAGCAAAATACGGATGTAAGGTCAGCGGTTCCATATGTACTGCAGGATTCCTCGTATTGGGCTTTTGTCGTTCGAGTTCGTGATAGAGACCGCTTTATTGTACACATGAAGGAGAGAGAGGTTGCGACCGGCGTGCATTATATGCCTTTGACGATGCATCCTCTTTTCAGACCGTATGTGTCCGAAACGCCAACGGCTCTGAGCATTTGGAGAGAGCTTGTGACGCTTCCCCTTTTTCCGGATTTGACGGATGAACAAGTCGAGTATGTCCTTTCGGTCATTCACGATTATCGCGCCTGA